CAAAGCCTATTATATGAAAGTTTTACCACATTGTCAAGAAAAGGTTTTAAAAGAATTCAGCCGGTGTGAAAACAATTTTTCCTCAAGATCATCTGTGCATTGAATGCAATGTAGGAATATTTCATTGAGAATTTACAAAACGGTTACAGTTTATTTTAAAGGTGTCGCTCTTTTGGGACATTATCCCGGCCGCAAAGCGGGCAACGAAACATTGGACACATTATATTTACTATAATTATCACAAGAACATAGGCTGGCATTCCACTTGCATGCATTTGACACAACTCGTTAAGCTTATTTGTTCTTTGATACTTGACATGGCATCCAAAAAATGCCGGCTGGTGATGACGTGTTCTCCCATCCGGCAATAAACAAAAATATTAATTTATAAACTCATTTTTCCCTTGCATAAATCCAATAATGAATCTATATTTATTCCCAAGAAGGCATCCTCGCCAGTCATATCAGCACCATTCTGCAACCCACAGAAAAGCATCGAGTTTCCTATTAGTACTAAAAGCCATTGTCTACAAATTGAACAGCGTATTCGCAAGCGGTGGGGCGTGTTTTATGTCGATTTGCCAAGCGGCGAAACGTGCAGACCGTGCATCATTCGAATATACTGGCATTAAGCGGGCTTGAAAGGGCCTTTTAAAATGGCTGATTATTACCGATATAAACAATACTCTGAAATGCGGCTGCCGCTCAAGGGCGATATCGATCTGACCTATCGCTGCAATAATAACTGCCGCCACTGCTGGTTGGTTATCCCCAATACCAAGAAAAACAGCAGCGATGAATTGAAATTGCAGGAATGGATCGCACTCATCGATCAGGCCCGCGCACTGGGAACTCGCGAATGGTCGATTTCAGGCGGCGAGCCCATGCTGCGGGAAGATTTTGCCGAATTGGCCGGCTATATTAAAAGCAAATCCATTTACTACACTGTTTTTACCAACGGCATGTACATTACGCCGGCTATCGCCAAACTGCTCAAGGGCTGTGATCTGCAGATCTCCTTATATGGAGCTACCGCTGAAGTCTATGATCATATCACCCGCCATCCCGGCGGTTATGAACAGCTTATGCAGGGAATTGCGCGCTTGCACGAAGCGGGCACACCGTTCACCATCCGCGCTTTTCCTATGCGCGACAATTACCACCAATGGCCGCAAATGCTGGAACTGGCTCACAAACTGGCCGGCATGGTGCGCATCGGCGCTACCTGGCTTTTTCTTTCAGCCGGCGGCGATCCACATCGCAATGCCGAGATCGATGCTCAGCGACTGACCCCCGAAGAGGTCATCGCTTTAGAGCCGCCGGATGTCTGCTATGATGAAAATCTGCTGGAAAGCATGGGATGTGCTGTTCCGGATCGCTCCCAGGGTCTTTATGCGGCTTGTTTGAATTCCCGGCATATTTTTCACATCGATCCGTATGGTATGATGAGCTTTTGCTCCCTGATCAAAGATCCCCGTCTGCGCTATGATCTGCGCAAAGGCACATTTGCCCAGGGCTGGGAAAAATTCATCCCCTCTCTGGCTGAATTCGGCTCTGGTGATGGGGAATATGCCTCGACCTGCGGCGCCTGTGAAAAACGTACGGTGTGCCGAATGTGCCCGAGCTACAGTTTTCTCGAGCACCGGCGCCATGCCGCCAAGATCGACTATGTTTGCCGCATCACCGATGCTGTTGAGCGCTATCGCGAAAACTGGCTGCAGAACCATCGCCGGTATTTCTCGCTCGGCGGTTTTTCCATTCAGGTCGATTCGGACCAGCCGTTCACTGCGGAAAGCTTGGATAAACGATTCGAGCCCTTTCTGGCAGATCGCAAAGAAGGCGAACCGCTTCAGCTGCAGATCCGTCACGAATTGCCGAAAATTTCCAATAGTGAGTTGGGCGAATTGATTTACGATCAGCCGCCCTGGAGAGTGTTTAAAAAGCCCAACGGCTGGATCCACCAATGCTATATTGATGACGACGGCGAGCGCAAGATTATGCAGACCGCGGTTTTTAATCAAACCTACTCAAAGGCGAAAATCTTTAACCGCAGCGACAGCTACTTGGCCGCTCGCACAAAACGGGATACTCTGACCCATTTTCCCTCAGACCTGCTTTGGCTAAGCCAGGTGCTGGCTCATCATCAGGGATTCTATCTGCATTCGGCAGGCATGATCATTCGAAATCAGGGCGTGCTGTTCGTCGGTATCCGCCCTGTGAAGTACGTATGCGTGGCGAACTAGAAATTTCGTATATTAGCGGCGTCCAACCAAGGAGAGACCACCATGCCCACGCGCCGCTTAGAAAAACAGGAACACATGTTCGCCATAGTCGAGCAATATCTGCAGAGCCATCAAGCTCAGCGGGAGTTTTGCCGCTCCATATCCATACCCCTATCCACACTTCAGTATTGGCATAAAAAATATCGTCTGGCCAAGTCCAAGCTCTCATCTCCACCATCCACTACGGCCAAACCAAGCTTTATTCCCATGTCGATTTCGGTTCCATCCCTTATTTCTGGTTCTCTCCACCCTGGAGTCATTATTCGCTATCCGAATGGTGTCATGGTACGGATACACGGCGCACCGGATACCCGACAGATACTCGAACTCGTACATGGAACCCTGGATCATGCTATTTAACAGCTTCTCCGGCCTTCACGTTTATCTGTATCGCCAGCCGACAGACATGCGGAAAAGCTTTGAAGGACTATCCGGCATTGTCAGTTCGGCTCTTGATGCGAATCCTCTCTCAGGAGATGTGTTTGTCTTTCTCAACAAACGCCGTGACCGCATCAAGTTAATGCTGTGGGATCGCGATGGCTTTTGGATTTTTTACAAGCGTCTGGAAAAAGGGACCTTTCAATTGCCAGCTATCGATTCTTCTATGGATGCCGTCGAATTATCCTATGACATGCTGTGGCTGATGATTGCCGGTATTGACTCCAATTTCATCAAGAGACGGCCCCGATACGTGTTAAAAAATGGAACAACCTGCTGATGCAATGATGCTGGTCACGACTTTTCAATAGAAAATTACGTATATTTATCTGTTCAACTAATTTTTATTGAATCGGTGCTTCCGTGACCAACGAAAAAACAAAACCCACTTACGAAGAACTCGAACTTGAAGTTGCCAAGCTTCGAGCTGAACTGGCCCATCTTAAACGAATGATCTTTGGGCAGAAGCGGGAGCGCTTTATTCCCGCGCACACGGATAGCCAGATGATATTGTCGGAAGTGGCAAATATCGAAACCACTCAACCAGCGCTAAAAACGGAAACCATCAGCTATACCCGTCGCAAGCCGGTTACCTCTCAACCGGTTGGTCATGGCCGACAAGCGTTGCCGGCTGATTTACCTCGCAAAGAAATCGTTATCGAACCGGAACAAATCGTCCCGGGCATGAAAAAAATCCGCGATGAGGTTACCGAAGTCCTGGAATACATCCCACCGTCCTTTTTCGTTCTCAAATACATTCGCCCGATCTATGCTTTGCCCCAAGAAGAAGGTGTTGTTATTGGCCAGTTGCCATCCCGTCCCATTGATAAAGGCATTGCCGGCCCCGGATTTTTAGCACAGATACTCATTGATAAGTATATCGATCACTTGCCCTTATATCGGCAATGGAAACGTAATCAGCGACTGGGAATCGATATTCCCGAATCTACCATGGGCGGTTGGGTGAAGGCCTGCGGCGACTTGCTTCGTCCGCTGTATGAATGCCAAAAAGATAAAGTGCTTTCATCCCCTTATCTGATGGTGGATGAAACGACCATCCATGTGCTGGATCGCGATAAAAAAGGAAAAACGCACCTCGGCTATTATTGGGTCTATTACTCGCCACCTATTCGCCAGGTCTTTTTCGAATATCGCCAGGGACGAAATCAAGAGGCGCCTGCGCAAACGCTCAAAACATTTAAAGGGTATTTGCAGACCGACGGCTATGCCGGATATGAACTCGTTTCCAGTCAACCGGGAATCACCCCCCTAGCGTGCATGGCTCATGCTCGACGATATTTCTTTGACGCGCAACCAACCGATTCATCGCTTCGCCTGTGGATGCTGGATCACATCCAGGCGTTGTACGACATAGAAGCACAGGCTAAGAAACGTAATCTGTCGTCAGTTGAGCGGTTCCAGCTTCGTCAAGCCGAATCTATTCCCGTTTTGGATGCTATGGAAAAATGGCTTCATGAAAATTGTACCCGCGTGCTGCCCAAAAGTGATCTGGCAAAAGCAATCGGCTATATGATGAACCGATGGCAATTATTGCGTCGTTATGTCTCAGACGGACTTGTTGAAATCGATAATAACCTGGTTGAAAACGCCATCCGACCAATAGCTTTGGGACGAAAGAATTATCTCTTTGCCGGCTCGCATGAAGGAGCGCAAAGGGCTGCCATCGTTTATACGCTGGTTGCCAACGCCGGTCTCGCGGGTATTGATCCTTTTACGTATCTGCGCGATGTGTTGAATCGAATTGCCGATTATCCCTTTAATCGTTTGTCTGAACTCTTGGCCTGCAATTATCAACCTTTGCCGGAAATAGCTGATCATTCTGTACAACCTCAGTAGTCGTCTCCATATTTTTTCCCATTACATTACTCACCTTTTTATCTTTCTGCTGATAGCATTGCAGGCAACGTAGCTTTTGCCATCCTCGCCGTTCAGGGTTAGCACGCCTGCGCTGCCGTTACAGGGGTGTACTTCACCGGACGGATACGTTCGTCGGCCATTCGACAGCCGGCAAATCCACTACCATCAAACTGTTTTCCGGCCAGGGCGAGGTGCTTTGCGATGACCGCAATATTTTAAGAAAGCCGGCGGAAGGATGGCGGGTATACGGCAGTTGGAGTCATGGTGAGCTTCCCATGGTGTCGCCGGCCTCGGCCCCGCTTCGAGCGATCTTTTTTCTGGAAAAATCCCAGGATAACCTGATCGCTCCAATGAGCGATCCAATGGAGAGGCGAAATCGGTTGCTCGGCTGTCTGATCCGCCCTGTCGTAACCCCTGATTGGTGGGACAGGACTCTGCCGCTGATAAACGACGCAGCCACCACTATTCCCTGCTATACCATGCGGTTTGATAAAAGCGGAAAAATTGTAGAGATTGTTAAAAATTTATTAACACAGGGAGATCGCGTGGCAAAAAAACGAAATGCTGTGGGCTCACTAGAGGAGGTACGCAATGACTAAAAAAGAGTGGAAAAAACCGGAGTTGATCGTTCTTTTACGCGGCAAACCGGAGGAGGTACTGACCAATAACTGCAAAGTGGTAGGGGCATTAAGAGGTCCTGCGGGTAATTCCCAGGGCTGCGGTGATAGTATCGACACCAATTGCGGCTCCTGCCAGGGCCGAGGCGGCGGCGTCAGCTAATCGGTTGTTCTATGCATAGATGATTGTGCAGGCAAAGCGTGTCTCAATCTTTCAATGGTGGGCAGCTGTA
This bacterium DNA region includes the following protein-coding sequences:
- a CDS encoding radical SAM protein, coding for MADYYRYKQYSEMRLPLKGDIDLTYRCNNNCRHCWLVIPNTKKNSSDELKLQEWIALIDQARALGTREWSISGGEPMLREDFAELAGYIKSKSIYYTVFTNGMYITPAIAKLLKGCDLQISLYGATAEVYDHITRHPGGYEQLMQGIARLHEAGTPFTIRAFPMRDNYHQWPQMLELAHKLAGMVRIGATWLFLSAGGDPHRNAEIDAQRLTPEEVIALEPPDVCYDENLLESMGCAVPDRSQGLYAACLNSRHIFHIDPYGMMSFCSLIKDPRLRYDLRKGTFAQGWEKFIPSLAEFGSGDGEYASTCGACEKRTVCRMCPSYSFLEHRRHAAKIDYVCRITDAVERYRENWLQNHRRYFSLGGFSIQVDSDQPFTAESLDKRFEPFLADRKEGEPLQLQIRHELPKISNSELGELIYDQPPWRVFKKPNGWIHQCYIDDDGERKIMQTAVFNQTYSKAKIFNRSDSYLAARTKRDTLTHFPSDLLWLSQVLAHHQGFYLHSAGMIIRNQGVLFVGIRPVKYVCVAN
- the tnpB gene encoding IS66 family insertion sequence element accessory protein TnpB translates to MEPWIMLFNSFSGLHVYLYRQPTDMRKSFEGLSGIVSSALDANPLSGDVFVFLNKRRDRIKLMLWDRDGFWIFYKRLEKGTFQLPAIDSSMDAVELSYDMLWLMIAGIDSNFIKRRPRYVLKNGTTC
- a CDS encoding IS66 family transposase, whose translation is MTNEKTKPTYEELELEVAKLRAELAHLKRMIFGQKRERFIPAHTDSQMILSEVANIETTQPALKTETISYTRRKPVTSQPVGHGRQALPADLPRKEIVIEPEQIVPGMKKIRDEVTEVLEYIPPSFFVLKYIRPIYALPQEEGVVIGQLPSRPIDKGIAGPGFLAQILIDKYIDHLPLYRQWKRNQRLGIDIPESTMGGWVKACGDLLRPLYECQKDKVLSSPYLMVDETTIHVLDRDKKGKTHLGYYWVYYSPPIRQVFFEYRQGRNQEAPAQTLKTFKGYLQTDGYAGYELVSSQPGITPLACMAHARRYFFDAQPTDSSLRLWMLDHIQALYDIEAQAKKRNLSSVERFQLRQAESIPVLDAMEKWLHENCTRVLPKSDLAKAIGYMMNRWQLLRRYVSDGLVEIDNNLVENAIRPIALGRKNYLFAGSHEGAQRAAIVYTLVANAGLAGIDPFTYLRDVLNRIADYPFNRLSELLACNYQPLPEIADHSVQPQ